The region TTTGTTatctattattatttcattattatctATTCATCTATTTGTTTATTATCCTTTTTTAAACCTTTAAAAttagattattatttttacttgtacatatattattatttcatttatttatatattttattccaAATTGTACCTTTAAAtctcatttatattttaatttggttctttattttcaatacttttataaactattttctcttacattatttatgtattcattttatttatttctttgttttttaagtTAGTATTGTCCTTTTATGTGCATGCTTTGGTATTATTAccattgttattatttatttcatttatctttGATTGTTCATATTATTGTTCAAATAGTGTATATTATGTTATGCTCgtaaattgtttttattagtaTACGTCATTTACATGACATTTCATCTATATCATCGTTCTATTTTCTACATCATCATTCTATCTCATTTCGTTAAAATCACATAAAAAAAATCgcgtttaaatatatttttcaataataagCCGTTTTATGTTATATCCCGAATAAGAAAAATACattgttttaaatattatgtttgatattattcaaaaaaggttttcaaaataggcaatgtttcgtgtttggagattcgagaagttgtaccctaacttacggggttttgattttcACGTTGGTCCTAAATAATCGAACatcctttaaatttttaaatacatgAGATTCGatcaaataataaagtaaaaGGGAAACTTATTTTCGGGAATTTAATGTGTCGTATCTTAACTTACGGGGTACGACCTGTTAATTACTTCGAGAAAAGAGGTCCTTTTACATGTTTTCATTAATTCAAGAGATTTTAaggattatattttaaatttcttttcgaATTTTTGACTTTCGAtgctaagacattaattaatcatctagataccaattttgggcgttacgagggtgctaatccttcctcatatgtaaccgactctcgaacctatTTTTTGGATTTCGTAGATTAAAAAcatcattttaataaatcaaatctcttattaaaatgatcaaattatgaggtgatccgatcacacctcataaaaaaaggattggtggcgactcctattttttttattttttttaaaatagaagtcgactcgttttttttaaaaaatggtttcgacagctgtTATGTCAGTAATATTCGCAAAAATTCTTATGGCAACTCTTACAACAATTTTGCATGCAACCAAGAGTTTTGGGGAGCTTAGAATGTTGGACAAAATACTGCGACATTCAGATATGGGAATGCATCTACTCAAGGAAATTATAATCCAACACAAATGAATTATACTCAACAACAATAGAACTACAGTCAGCATCCTCAGAGGTATCAACAACAAGGTTAGACACACTTACATCAAAATTAGATGCAACCACAACATTCTTTGATGACAAATCAAAATATCCAAGGACAGCGACAACAACAATATACACAAACTTATACTTCTGACCCATTAACTACCCTTAATGTGTTAATGCGAGAGCATATTACTCGCACAGAAGCTATTGTTTAAGGaaattcatcttccattcgaGCATTGGAGGCACAATTGGGACAACTTGCTTCAAATTTGAATACTCAACCACAAGGCTCATTACCTCGCGAACACTGCAAACCCCAGCCTGAGGGGGAAAGAGCACTGTAAAgctatcactcttaggagtggtaaacaaactgaTGAGCCAATTGTCGATTCTACTGTAGCACCACCAGATATTGGTGCCATAAGCCCTGATGGGAATGTTGATTCTGAAGAACTTGTTGATGTACCAGACAAAGAAGTACGACCAATTGTCGCTCACATGCCTTATATTCGACCCTCGAAATTATGGACGCAACCAAAAGTATCATCGCAACTGGATGTACTTCCACCTATACCTTTTCCACAAAGATTCAAGAGGAATGAAAATGACAAACAGTATTAGCGGTTTCTGGATACACTGAAACAACTACAGATCAACATTGCTTTAGTGGACACTCTGGTACAAATTCTaagttatgggaaatttatgaaagacctctTGTCCAAAATGAAAAAACTTACTGATGTTGAAACTATTACACTCACTGAAGGTTGTAGTGTTATCTTGACAAATAAGTTGCCCCTTAAATTGAAAGATCCTGGAAACATTACCATTCCATGTTCGATTGGCAATCAGTATTTGGGCAAGGCTTTAAGTGATTTGGGAGCTAGCATCAACCTTATGCCACTATCTACTTTTCAAAAGTTTGGAATTGGTCATATGAAACCCATTATAATGACATTACAACTGGTACATCGATCTTTAGTTCAACCTgaagggaaaatcaaagatatttTAGTTCctgtggataaattcattttttcgaCTAATTTTATCATGCTTGACTGCGAGGCGGACaaggaggttcccataatcttgggatgaccatttttagccaccggTCGAACTCTCATTGATGTTTATAAAGGAGAACTCACCATGCGATTGAATAATGAGCAAGTTACCTTCAATGTTTTTGAGTCTGTTCATCACAAGGATAAAGCAGAGTGCCATACTGTCGATGTGCTCGATGATttaattgaggaagaattcaatACCAAAGCACAGTCCTTGCTGAAGAAATTACAGTGACATCTGAGGCTGAATCCGTAGACAATTGTGATAGTACAGTTGAAGCTAGTACTGTTGAAGTCAAGCATATATGGCAAGTTGAATCCTTAGACCTAACCAACAGAACCACTTCAATTTTCAAACCATCAATTGAAGAAGCTCCCACTCTGGAATTGAAACCATTACCTCTTCATCTTAAATAAAACTTTTTGGGTGATCACAATACTCTTCCAGTTATTATCTCTGCAATACTAGATGAAACACAAGAAAAGAAATTTACTCACATTCTCAAGTAGCACAAATGAGCTATAGCCTGGAGTATTACAGATATTCAAGGTATTAGTCTTTCTTTTTGTATGCACAAAATCAGGTTAGAAGATGAAGGCCAGCAGTCAATTGAACTACAAAGAAGGTTAAACGAAAAGATGAAGAAAGTGgtcaaaaaaaatcataaaatggcttgatgcagGAATTATATACCCGATTTCTGATAGCAAGTGGGTGAGTCCAGTGCAATGCGTCTTGAAAAAGAGTGGCATCACAGTGATTCGTAATGATAAGGACGAATTACTACCAACAGGCATCTCCACTGGGTGGCGAGTGGACTACCATAAGTTAAATGCAGCCACAAGGAAGGATCATTTTCCACTTCCCTTCATTGACAAAATGTTAGATCGGCTTGCTGGAAAAGCTTATTATTTCTTCCTAGACAGCTATTCTGGGTACAAGCAATTTGCTATTGCACTAGAGGATCAGCAGAAAACAACTTTCACCTACCCCTTTGGTACTTTTGCTTTTCATCGTATGCCTTTCAGTCTTTGCAATGCACcaaccacatttcaaaggtgtatgatggcaatattctcagATATGATCGAAGACCTTTTaaaggtttttatggatgacttttcaatttatgggaatgattttgatcattgcacTGACAAATGGATAAAGTACTGAAGTGATGTGAGGACACTCATCTTATCTTGAATTgcgaaaaatttcattttatggcAATTGAAGGCATTGTGTTGGGTCATCGCATCTCTAATCAGGGTATTCAACTAGATAAAGCTaaggtggaaatcattgagaaattaccccCACCGACAAAGGTGAAAGGTATTCGTAGCTTTCTTGGACATGCAGGATTTTACCGATggtttattaaggatttttcaaaaattgcaaaACCATTGTGCTTATTGCTAGaacagattcaaaaattcctctTTGACGAGGCATGTCTGGATGtctttatttagttaaaaaaCCAGCTGGTCAATGCACCCATTGTCGTTGCACCtgattggtctcaaccttttgcagttttgtgtgatgcaagtgatgtAGCCTTGGGTGCGTTGCAATCtgcaatggtttaaaaggagtgggtgagcttaacaagctcagtgaatgcctagaacaactaccatgcaaacatttcatcaagcattaatAAAAGAACCATATAGCACAACCTCAACAGTTCCAACTATAATGTCATGTTATATTCACTTATGCATTATTTATTAGTTCATTTACATGATAACCACATTCCcttttaaacatatatcacattacacatataatcacataacatttaaacatatatcacaatattcataaaaaaatttatagatactttggcacttgagctatgaaacgtaaaagtgggctctatcacctctcatcggatacatggatctccaacaCTCCAAATGACTCATAAAGTCGAACATATTCCAAAAggtgaagcatatagctaacactctccatcacaccaaacatgtcccattgaatggaaCTTAGTTCACATTCCtttatctctccaacatgtctCAGGGTTTTAATGCCCAAATCGCATAACACATATAAGTGAGTattcacaatcctatggcatgccaactatatccaacggttttaAAATTCACAAGACCAAAATATCTATTATTAAACACACATATTACTTACGAATTATCCACTCactatcattttatattttcatcattAGCACAATATTATAATTGTCACTTAGCATGTATGACATGCCTACATATACACTTTCCCAACAGTAATCATGGACACATAACACATGTAATAGCATCTCATCTTAATCCAAAATTTCACAATAACACACACATATTTCACAAGTTAAACATGAGTacaagaaagcttacactcataATCTAGAGTCGGGCTTTAGGCTACAACTAAATTCCCAATTAACGCATTGAATCGTGTCTACAAGCagtgattccaaacactcaccaattacacTTTCATCGAAATGCCAAAAGCTTAAACTAGCCTTTACTTAACTTGCAAAAGGTCCTAATGAATCCAAATATTCAACACAATAAACCACACAACAACACAATCATCAATCAACTAAGGCTTCAACTCAAGTAgtcaaaaacataagcctaagttATGTTCTCAAGTAACTGAAACCTTTCACATAGCAAACTTGAATTCCAAATATCTCGATCTATTCTTAATCTTTTTGCCTAAAACGAATTCTATTCATCTATTTAGTCACCTATGACTAATTCTCAActtttaaactacacaaaattaCTCAATTCATCGTATCGAAATTTGTAACATGTTTATGATAATTTTCATGAAAGTTCATTAAACCCGTAGGAatccttaacaaaactttaaactcagtttagaaaccttctaaacatgtcaaaactaattgaatAACACTTTGAAATCAAGTTCTTACTCAAAAAtttgaaatccaccattaacgacccaattttttacttttaatcaaAACATGCAATTCAATGGCTAAAACTATATTTCAAAcactaaataacattaaaaactaatggaAAGACGAGTGGTTACCttcaatggaagaaaatgaacttTTTAACGCAAATTCGAGAAAAGCCACACatgaggaagatgaagaaatCAATGAGATTTTTAGGGTGTTTTCTAGAAATATTTTGAAGATTAATGACTTGGGTAATGATAGGAATCAAAAGGatgaatatttaaaaaagaaaattgaaggtgacAGATTGGGAGAGCAAAGGATGACACAAACAAGCAAAGGAGAAGAGTTAATGTGAAATAATGTAGGTGGGGGATGATTTTAAGttgcatttttaaaatttggtaaaaCTGCAACATAAACACTCACAACTTTGACCCTTGTTACAAATCAatctttttttctaaaattgaagGTCTCTAAAATTCTTttccaaaaattgatttaattttctaaaaactatAGTTGAAAACATTTACGATTTACCATGTCACCAAACTCCAAACACTCTAAATCTAACATCTtaaaaatacccctaaaactcctaggccctaggggtgtcacaactctccccctttaaaaaagaattttgtcctcgaaatttacatGAGCTAAACAAATAAGGAAATTGTTGTCTCATCGTATCTTAGgcttcccaagtagcctcttctgcTTTGTGGTTACGCCACAAAACCTTAACCAATAAAACGCTCTTATTACACAAAACTTTCTCTTTATGAGCTAGAATCTCAATCGACTCTTCCTCATAAGTTAGACCGGTTCGCACCTGAATCTCCTCCACTAGCACAATATGTGACGGATCTAAACGATACttcctcaacatagacatgtgaaAAACATTGTGTATTTGCTCAAGTTGTTGCGGTAATTTGAGACAATAAGCTACCGAACCAACTCTTTCAACAACTTCATAAGGTCCAACATACCTTGGACTTAATTTACCATTCCTTCCAAACTTCAAAACCTTCTCCCAAGTTGAAACTTTCAAGAACACCTTATtcccaacttgaaactcaatatatcgacgtttcaaatccacataagatTTTTGCTTATCAAACGTTGCTTTCAAATATTCACAAATcaacttcacttttttttaagtCTCACGAACTAAATCCGGTCCAACAACTCGCTTCTCATCCAATTTTGTCCAACataaaggagttctacacttcctaccatacaaagcttcaaacAGTGCCATACGAATACTcgtttgaaaaatattattgtaagcaaactctaccAAGGGCAAGTATCTCGTTACTAACTACCACTAAACTCGATCACACAAATTTGTAACATATCCTTTAAAAcgtgaattactctctctgactgatCACCAGTTTGGGGGTGATAAGAAGTGCTAAAACTAAGCTTCGACCTCAGGGCCTCTTGCAAACTCTTCCAAAACCTCAATGTAAACCACAAATATCTATCAGAAATAATTTAAACTGGAACTCCATGAAGACgaacaatttcagcaatatacaaCTCTGACAACTTCTGCAAAGAATAATTAGTATGCATAGCCAAGATATATGGACTTTTCGAAAACTGATCAACTATAACTCACACAGAATCCTTCTTTGATGGGGTCAAAGACAAACCCGAAACAAAGTCTATTGTGATCCTTTCCCACTTTCATTCAGGAATTGCAGTTAGTTGCAACAAACCTGAAAGAAACTAATGCTCTGCCTTTACCTTCTGATAAACCAAACATCAAGTCACAAAATTCATAACATCACGCTTcaaaccaggccaccaataaatctTTAGAAGATTATGATGCATTTTACCACTATTGGGATGCATAgtgtaagggctactatgcgcctcagTAAGAATCGCTTGCCTCAAATCTACATCATGCAACACACACAATCTacctcaaaaattcaatataCCATCATTGTCAACATTAATATCTCCCTTAACACTTTGCTCAACCTGTCGAATCTTCTTTAACAACTCTCTATATAATAGTTGCTTCTCTTTAATCTGCCGCGACAAAGTCGGCCTCACTTGAAGTTTAGCTAGCAAACCACCATCACTAGCCAAACTTAAACGTGCAAACATAGCTCTCAACTCCATCATTGACTTTCAACTCAAAATATCAACAACATTCGCCTTACCAAGATGATActctataacacaatcataatctttcaaaaacTCAATCCAACGCCTTTACTTTAAATTCAACTACTTTTGGGtgaggtacttaaggctcttatgatTCGAATAGATAACGTACTTCTCTCTACACAAATAATTGTTCCAAATATTAAGCGTGAATACCACAacagctaactccaaatcatgagaaGGATAATTACGCCCATGCGTCTTCAACTACCTCGATGCATTcttttccctcttgcattaacacacaaccaAGACTCGAATTTGAAGCATCATTGTAAACCACAGAATCATTTCCAAGCTCTGGTTGAACCAACACTAGTACCTTAGTCAAAACTGCCTTAAGCAATTCAAAACTCTTTTGCCTTTAATCAGTCCATTTAAAAACCACATCTTTGTGAAGTAGTTTCATTAAGAGTGTAGCAATCAGACAAAACCCTTTAATGAACCTACGGTAATAGCCAGTAAAAACCAAGAAACTCCAAACTTCGGTAAAACTCCTAAGCGACTTCCACCCTAAGATTGcctcaatcttctttggatctaTATGAATCCCTTCTGCTGACACAACATGATAAACTCGGTCAAATGAACCCTCTGTCaagcaactcttgcaactaaaCCTTGAACTCTttgagctcaataccaaactcaacttcacattACGGTGGCAAACTAggcaactcttcaggaaacacgtcCGGAAAGTCCTTAACAGTGTGAATATCCTGAACTCTCAACTCTTTACTAAGCGAATTCATCACGTAGgctaagtaagcttcacaaccttttcccATCAACTTCTCCACCTTCATACCTGAAACCACATTAGACATAAATCTCGTTCTTTCACCAACAACAATTATTTCCAACCCATCACTATTCCTCAAAGTAAttcgttttgtttcaaattctacCTTAGCCTTATGTtcagtcaaccagtccataccaagaataacatcaaatccaTAGAAAGGCAATTCCATAAGATGAACAGGGAAAACATGCACTTGTATCATAAGGGGGCATCTATGATAAAATTTATTCATTACGACACTATAGCC is a window of Gossypium hirsutum isolate 1008001.06 chromosome D08, Gossypium_hirsutum_v2.1, whole genome shotgun sequence DNA encoding:
- the LOC107906658 gene encoding uncharacterized protein produces the protein MASEYVLDGEILYKRGKDQAHYLANTANPSLRGKEHCKAITLRSGKQTDEPIVDSTVAPPDIGAISPDGNVDSEELVDVPDKEINIALVDTLVQILSYGKFMKDLLSKMKKLTDVETITLTEGCSVILTNKLPLKLKDPGNITIPCSIGNQYLGKALSDLGASINLMPLSTFQKFGIGHMKPIIMTLQLVHRSLVQPEGKIKDILVPVDKFIFSTNFIMLDCEADKEVPIILG